TCCCGAGGACTCAAGAGTTTAACCCAAAGATATAACGAACTTCGTCAAGGTTGGCGAACCGCCTAGTGCGGAACCGCATGCTAGGTGGTGTGAGAAGACGGGGGTTAGTCGCCCCCTCTTACTCGATTTATCTTCTTTGGAAACAATCACGGCAATAGACAGGCTTCTCACCGCTTGGCTTAAAGGGAACCTCAGTTGAAGCGCCGCATGCGGAGCAGGTGGCACGGTACATTTTGCGCGGGGCACGGAAGGAGTTGTTATCTCTTCTGTTGTTTCGCACATTTTGTTTTCTGGCTGATCTGCACTCAGGACATCTTAAGGGTTCATTTTTGAATCCCTTTTCTGCATAGAACTCCTGTTCATTGGCGGAGAAAACAAAAGTTTTTCCGCAATCTTTACATTCTAAATTCTTGTCTACATAAACCATTTTCCAATCTCCTTTGTTTGGGGGATGAACTGTAATTGAGCAGCATACCTTTACCAAACAAGGAGTTGGTTTAATGTATCTACCACACCAAATACAGTTTGTAATTAGAATATAAATGATTTTGGAAAGAATTACAATCCCTATTTATAGCGACAGAGTTAGAGAATTTCCGGCCTTATGTATTAAAGAATCAGCACATCAAATACGATGTCGTGAAAAAATTCACAAAATATTAATGATTAAATTCCAAGATTTCAGCTATGATGAATGGTATAAAGGATTACTGATTTGGAGGAGATTAGGATGAAAAAACATTCAAAAATCGTTGTTGTCGGCTGTGGAGCAGTTGGTTCAACTTTTGCGTATACCGTTCTCGTAAAAGGGATGGTCAACGAATTGGTTTTGATTGATGTGAATCCCGACAAAGCGGAGGGAGACGCTTTAGATTTAAACCACGGGATCCTTTTGGCTCAACCAATGAAAATCAAAGCGGGTACCTATGAGGATTGCAAAGGGGCTGATATTATTGTTATCGCCGCAGGGGCCAATCAGAAACCAGGAGAAACCAGACTTGATCTCATGCAGCGAAATGTGACGATCTTTCGTGAAATCATTGGAGAAATTATCCAATATAATCAGGATGGAATTTTGTTAATTGCTACCAATCCCGTGGACATTCTTACTTATGTTGCTCAGAAAATATCTGGTTGGCCCAAGGAAAGAGTGATGGGTTCGGGGACCTTACTGGATACGGCTCGTTTTCGATATTTGATTGCCAAAAAGCTAGACATTGATCCGCGAAGTATTCATGGCTTAATCGTAGGGGAACATGGAGATACCGAGGTTCCGGTATGGAGTTTGCTTAATGTTGCAGGAACAACCCAAAAGGAGCTGCAGCATCATTCAAGGCTGCGATTATCGGAAGAAGATAAAGAAACAATTTACGAAGATACCAGAGGCGCAGCATACCAAATCATACAGAAAAAAGGCTCCACCTATTACGCCATTGCCTTATCCCTGGCCAGAATTTGTGAGGCTATTTTACAGGATCAGCGTTCTGTTCTTCCAGTTTCCACTTATCTGCAAGGCTATTTAGGGATTGATGATGTGTGTATTGGTGT
Above is a window of Microaerobacter geothermalis DNA encoding:
- a CDS encoding zinc-ribbon domain containing protein; its protein translation is MVYVDKNLECKDCGKTFVFSANEQEFYAEKGFKNEPLRCPECRSARKQNVRNNRRDNNSFRAPRKMYRATCSACGASTEVPFKPSGEKPVYCRDCFQRR
- a CDS encoding L-lactate dehydrogenase, whose product is MKKHSKIVVVGCGAVGSTFAYTVLVKGMVNELVLIDVNPDKAEGDALDLNHGILLAQPMKIKAGTYEDCKGADIIVIAAGANQKPGETRLDLMQRNVTIFREIIGEIIQYNQDGILLIATNPVDILTYVAQKISGWPKERVMGSGTLLDTARFRYLIAKKLDIDPRSIHGLIVGEHGDTEVPVWSLLNVAGTTQKELQHHSRLRLSEEDKETIYEDTRGAAYQIIQKKGSTYYAIALSLARICEAILQDQRSVLPVSTYLQGYLGIDDVCIGVPCIVGKNGAEEVLELPLSEDERQNLIKSADQLKRFLNQVSI